In the genome of Xenopus laevis strain J_2021 chromosome 1S, Xenopus_laevis_v10.1, whole genome shotgun sequence, one region contains:
- the LOC121399499 gene encoding uncharacterized protein LOC121399499: protein MKEEASVGDGSYNTEPGTGNEADEKEGSCDQASQINEETSNADGSLNHEPENDIEEIDGPFQQTAEKEEPLNPNPGVEEASVGDGSCNTEPSTGNEAEEKEGLCDQASQINEETSNADGSLNPEPENYIEEIDGPFQQTAEEEEPLNPNPGVEEASVGDGSCNTEPGTGNEAEEKEGSYDQGSQINEETSNDDGSLNPEPENDIEEIDGPFQQTAEEEELLNPNPGVKEASVGDGSCKMY from the coding sequence ATGAAAGAAGAAGCCTCAGTTGGTGATGGTTCATATAATACTGAACCTGGCACTGGAAATGAGGCTGATGAGAAAGAAGGATCATGTGACCAGGCCTCACAAATTAATGAAGAAACCTCAAATGCTGATGGTTCTTTAAATCATGAACCTGAAAATGACATTGAGGAGATAGATGGCCCATTTCAACAAACTGCAGAAAAAGAGGAGCCATTGAATCCAAACCCTGGAGTTGAAGAAGCCTCAGTCGGTGATGGTTCATGTAATACTGAACCTAGCACTGGAAATGAGGCTGAGGAGAAAGAGGGATTGTGTGACCAGGCCTCACAAATTAATGAAGAAACATCAAATGCTGATGGTTCATTAAATCCTGAACCTGAAAATTATATTGAGGAGATAGATGGCCCATTTCAACAAACTGCAGAAGAAGAGGAGCCATTGAATCCAAACCCTGGAGTTGAAGAAGCCTCAGTTGGTGATGGTTCATGTAATACTGAACCTGGCACTGGAAATGAGGCTGAGGAGAAAGAGGGATCATATGACCAGGGCTCACAAATTAATGAAGAAACCTCAAATGATGATGGTTCATTAAATCCTGAACCTGAAAATGACATTGAGGAGATAGATGGTCCGTTTCAACAAACTGCAGAAGAAGAGGAGCTATTGAATCCAAACCCTGGAGTTAAAGAAGCCTCAGTTGGTGATGGttcatgtaaaatgtattaa